Proteins found in one Rhodobacteraceae bacterium D3-12 genomic segment:
- a CDS encoding IclR family transcriptional regulator → MSQIAHTADQAELEEIDTRLFNTSVRKAMDLLASFNGGPAEQTISQLTKATGADRSSVQRATYTLFKMGYLNCDPATRRYRVSEKMMDMSFAFLRADRMVEAALAPLAMLSERTGESVHLSRMSDFDIIYLLRWPLGMQQHFASLPGRRLPAYCTSGGRAMLSLWQPEAARAFIEASDRVARTDKTITDLEQIIALIDVARKTGVARSDGECLMGEVALSAPIHFDGDQTGGAAVHVTLPEGKYSDAELEDKIIPLSRWQRILLAIPCKSNSVVDHG, encoded by the coding sequence ATGAGCCAGATTGCGCATACCGCGGATCAAGCCGAATTGGAGGAGATCGACACACGCCTGTTCAACACTTCGGTGCGCAAGGCGATGGACCTGTTGGCATCGTTCAACGGTGGTCCGGCGGAACAGACGATCAGCCAGTTGACCAAAGCCACGGGCGCGGACCGCTCGTCGGTTCAGCGGGCGACCTATACGTTGTTCAAGATGGGCTATTTGAACTGTGACCCCGCAACCCGGCGCTATCGGGTGAGCGAGAAGATGATGGATATGTCTTTTGCGTTTCTGCGGGCCGACCGAATGGTCGAGGCGGCTTTGGCGCCGCTGGCTATGTTGTCAGAGCGCACGGGCGAAAGTGTGCATCTTAGCCGGATGAGCGATTTTGACATCATCTATTTGCTGCGCTGGCCGCTTGGGATGCAGCAACACTTTGCCAGCCTTCCGGGACGCAGGTTGCCGGCTTATTGCACGTCGGGCGGGCGGGCGATGCTGTCGCTTTGGCAACCCGAGGCTGCACGCGCCTTTATCGAGGCGAGCGACCGTGTGGCGCGCACCGACAAGACGATCACCGATCTGGAGCAGATTATCGCGCTGATTGATGTTGCGCGCAAAACGGGTGTGGCGCGTAGCGATGGTGAATGCCTGATGGGGGAGGTCGCCCTGTCTGCGCCGATCCATTTTGACGGCGATCAGACGGGCGGTGCCGCTGTTCATGTGACTTTGCCGGAGGGGAAATATTCTGATGCGGAACTTGAAGACAAGATCATCCCCCTCTCAAGATGGCAGCGCATATTGTTGGCAATACCTTGCAAATCTAATTCGGTGGTTGATCATGGCTGA
- a CDS encoding alpha/beta hydrolase, giving the protein MKHPLDPELIAFLDDYAAKAAETPEPTVQESRAAYREGYLQRGPQPETDVATRDIPLPTGASMRLYTPPNQSNDALVLYSHGGGFAMGCVETYDNQSRWLAEQTGQRVISLDYRRTPEHIFPAPIEDAEAAFDLIISSGLATPDRLVLAGDSAGGSLCLVGALIAASKGQAPARVVALYPVTDMTVPTQNAPLTGSMKDFAEGYYLEAMEMLWYREQYLPDRSLGKDWRASVVNAPDLSIMPPTTIINARVDPLFDQGRAFAEMLSAAGVKTEHQVHAGVVHNFMEHVSFSPSARKAAACVIKALQL; this is encoded by the coding sequence ATGAAACACCCGCTCGACCCCGAATTGATCGCCTTCCTCGACGACTATGCCGCCAAGGCCGCCGAAACCCCCGAACCAACAGTCCAAGAGAGTCGCGCCGCCTATCGCGAAGGGTATCTCCAACGCGGCCCACAACCCGAAACCGATGTCGCAACCCGGGACATTCCGCTGCCAACCGGCGCGTCGATGCGCCTCTATACGCCCCCCAACCAAAGCAACGATGCGCTCGTGCTCTATTCCCACGGCGGCGGCTTCGCTATGGGCTGCGTTGAAACCTATGACAATCAATCCCGCTGGCTCGCCGAACAAACCGGTCAACGCGTCATCAGCCTCGATTATCGCCGCACCCCTGAGCACATCTTCCCGGCCCCGATCGAAGACGCAGAAGCCGCATTTGACCTCATCATCTCAAGCGGCCTCGCCACACCGGACCGCCTCGTTCTCGCCGGAGACAGCGCCGGAGGAAGCCTCTGCCTCGTTGGCGCCCTGATCGCTGCCAGCAAAGGTCAAGCGCCTGCCCGCGTCGTCGCGCTCTACCCGGTGACCGACATGACGGTCCCGACCCAGAATGCGCCCCTGACCGGCTCGATGAAAGACTTCGCCGAAGGGTATTACCTCGAAGCGATGGAAATGCTCTGGTACCGCGAACAATATCTGCCCGACCGCAGCCTTGGCAAAGACTGGCGCGCCTCGGTCGTCAACGCGCCAGATTTATCCATCATGCCGCCCACCACAATCATCAACGCCCGCGTTGATCCATTGTTTGATCAGGGTCGCGCCTTCGCCGAAATGCTCTCAGCGGCAGGCGTGAAAACCGAGCACCAAGTGCACGCAGGCGTCGTTCACAACTTCATGGAACACGTCAGCTTTTCTCCGTCGGCGCGCAAAGCCGCCGCATGCGTGATCAAAGCGCTCCAATTGTGA
- a CDS encoding TOBE domain-containing protein, with amino-acid sequence MIRPEALRIAPDGALSGRVTDLVYSGAATRFAVALDGGNETVHVQQNSIAASGISLGDEVRVAFDPDALWMLAA; translated from the coding sequence ATGATCCGCCCGGAAGCGCTACGGATTGCGCCCGATGGCGCGTTGTCGGGCAGGGTGACCGATCTGGTCTATTCCGGGGCCGCGACGCGCTTTGCGGTGGCGCTGGACGGGGGCAATGAGACCGTCCATGTGCAACAAAACAGCATCGCGGCGTCCGGCATCAGCTTGGGTGATGAGGTGCGGGTTGCATTTGACCCGGACGCGCTTTGGATGCTGGCAGCATGA
- a CDS encoding P1 family peptidase codes for MRNLITDVPGIRVGNAQDRDVRTGVTVVLPDGGAVCAVDVRGGAPGTRETDLLDPSCLSERSDAITLAGGSLFGLDAASGVMHWLRKNKMGGKFLDATIPSVPAAIVFDLHNGGDKSWDDEHLYFNLAKQAADNADVDFALGTEGAGTGTAAGQIKGGLGSASCRLASGETVGALVVVNSFGQVLVPGSRRFWAADFECNAEFGGCTDAPPPAPVQTELPDFAEPGLNTTLAVIATDLALTKAQAKRIAMLAQDGLARAIHPVHTPFDGDVIFCISTGQQTMRATEVDITKLGMAAVECLARATARGVYEATELGPFPAYGTLS; via the coding sequence ATGCGAAATCTCATCACCGATGTGCCGGGCATTCGTGTGGGCAACGCACAAGACCGCGACGTGCGCACCGGTGTCACGGTTGTGCTGCCGGACGGCGGCGCCGTTTGTGCGGTGGATGTGCGCGGCGGCGCCCCCGGCACGCGCGAGACGGATCTGCTTGATCCTTCGTGCCTGTCCGAGCGGTCGGATGCGATCACCCTCGCGGGCGGCTCCCTCTTCGGTCTCGACGCAGCCAGCGGCGTGATGCACTGGCTGCGCAAGAACAAGATGGGCGGCAAATTTCTTGATGCGACCATCCCTTCAGTGCCCGCCGCGATCGTGTTCGATTTGCATAACGGGGGCGACAAATCATGGGACGACGAACACCTCTATTTCAACCTCGCCAAACAAGCCGCAGACAACGCCGATGTCGATTTTGCCCTCGGCACCGAAGGCGCCGGCACCGGCACCGCTGCGGGCCAAATCAAGGGCGGATTGGGCAGCGCCTCTTGCCGCCTCGCCAGCGGCGAGACCGTAGGCGCGCTCGTTGTGGTAAACTCATTTGGTCAGGTGCTCGTGCCCGGAAGCCGCCGTTTCTGGGCCGCCGATTTTGAATGTAACGCTGAATTCGGCGGCTGCACCGATGCGCCGCCCCCTGCTCCGGTGCAAACCGAGCTGCCGGATTTCGCTGAACCGGGCTTGAACACCACCCTTGCCGTCATCGCCACCGATCTTGCCCTAACCAAAGCACAAGCCAAGCGGATCGCCATGCTGGCCCAAGACGGGTTGGCGCGTGCGATTCACCCGGTTCACACCCCGTTCGACGGCGATGTGATCTTCTGCATCTCCACCGGCCAGCAAACGATGCGCGCGACCGAAGTGGACATCACCAAACTTGGCATGGCCGCAGTAGAATGCCTCGCCCGTGCCACCGCGCGCGGCGTCTATGAGGCGACCGAGCTTGGCCCCTTTCCCGCATATGGGACCCTTTCATGA
- a CDS encoding ABC transporter permease has translation MRARGFQSLPWRFRGLSATAVLLYVYLYIPLIVLIFFSFNAGRMATIWEGFSLRWYADVIVSEPFRAATFNSVIVASSAAFLATVMATLAALGFRGRPMRGQAMLVPFLSFPLVIPEIVTAVATLIFFISVGIPLGMIGLIAAHTVFCIPFAFITIKARMDTMDTVLEQAANDLYATPRQAFFAVTLPMLWPAILSGFILAFIVSLDDFVISLFLAGPSSTTLPIYMYGMMRLGVTPAVNAVSTILLVASVFFVLIAVWVNQVQRK, from the coding sequence ATGAGAGCCAGAGGTTTCCAATCCCTTCCGTGGCGGTTTCGCGGGCTGAGCGCGACGGCGGTGTTGCTCTACGTCTATCTTTATATCCCGCTGATTGTGCTGATCTTTTTCTCGTTCAATGCCGGGCGGATGGCGACGATCTGGGAAGGGTTTTCGCTGCGCTGGTATGCTGATGTGATTGTGTCAGAGCCATTCCGGGCGGCCACGTTCAATTCTGTCATCGTGGCGTCGAGCGCTGCGTTCTTGGCCACGGTGATGGCGACGCTGGCGGCTTTGGGTTTTCGCGGACGGCCAATGCGGGGGCAGGCGATGCTGGTTCCGTTCCTGTCCTTTCCGCTGGTCATTCCCGAGATTGTTACTGCGGTCGCCACGCTGATTTTCTTTATTTCGGTGGGCATTCCGCTCGGCATGATCGGGTTGATCGCGGCGCATACGGTGTTTTGCATTCCGTTCGCCTTTATCACGATCAAGGCGCGGATGGATACGATGGATACGGTATTGGAGCAAGCGGCGAACGACCTTTACGCCACCCCGCGCCAAGCCTTTTTCGCGGTGACCTTGCCGATGCTTTGGCCCGCGATCCTGTCTGGCTTTATTCTCGCGTTCATCGTGTCGCTTGATGACTTTGTGATCTCGCTGTTCCTTGCCGGGCCGAGCTCTACGACGCTGCCCATTTACATGTACGGAATGATGCGCCTTGGCGTGACGCCTGCGGTCAATGCGGTCTCGACGATCCTTTTGGTGGCATCCGTTTTCTTCGTTCTGATCGCCGTTTGGGTCAACCAAGTTCAACGAAAATAA
- a CDS encoding ABC transporter permease yields MDAGSMSAAGQSAQMRRRVGLTAPAILFIAILMGGPMLIMVFVSLVERAPDGGVVWGRFTTLAYQQFFVEENLLGEKSFNTDYLQIYLRSAFLAGITVVATFAIGFPTAMYVAMQEPRKRALLIFFLSLPFWVNLLVRNYAWLLLLRANGLLDQVVMGLNLSSEPLNILYTQTAIFIGLTYSFLPLMVLPIYAAMEKFDFSLVEAGFDLGATRLQTLVHVIIPGVKGGIIAGCLLVFIPGLGSYVTPVLLGGSKSLMIGNLIEAQFAAARNWPFGAALAFILLMMVVLTAVLRALLLRKRRRVNT; encoded by the coding sequence TTGGATGCTGGCAGCATGAGTGCGGCGGGGCAGAGCGCGCAGATGCGCCGCAGGGTCGGGCTTACGGCGCCGGCGATCCTGTTCATTGCCATCCTGATGGGTGGCCCGATGTTGATTATGGTGTTCGTGTCGCTGGTCGAGCGGGCGCCCGACGGTGGTGTTGTCTGGGGGCGGTTCACCACGCTGGCCTATCAGCAGTTCTTTGTCGAAGAGAACCTGCTGGGCGAAAAATCGTTTAACACCGATTACTTACAGATTTACCTACGCTCGGCGTTTTTGGCGGGAATTACAGTGGTTGCAACCTTTGCTATCGGGTTTCCGACGGCGATGTATGTGGCGATGCAGGAACCGCGCAAGCGCGCCTTGCTGATCTTTTTCCTGTCGTTGCCATTCTGGGTGAACCTTTTGGTGCGCAACTATGCTTGGTTGCTTTTGCTGAGGGCGAACGGGCTGTTGGATCAGGTGGTGATGGGGCTGAACCTGTCCTCGGAGCCATTGAATATTCTATATACCCAAACGGCGATTTTCATCGGGCTGACGTATTCCTTTTTGCCGCTGATGGTTCTGCCGATCTATGCGGCGATGGAAAAGTTCGATTTCTCGCTTGTTGAGGCGGGGTTTGATCTGGGGGCGACGCGGTTACAGACCTTGGTTCATGTCATCATTCCGGGCGTTAAAGGCGGCATCATTGCCGGGTGCCTGTTGGTCTTTATTCCGGGGCTTGGCTCTTATGTGACGCCAGTGCTGCTGGGCGGGTCCAAATCGTTGATGATCGGCAATCTTATCGAGGCCCAATTCGCCGCGGCGCGCAACTGGCCGTTTGGAGCGGCATTGGCCTTTATCCTGCTGATGATGGTGGTTCTGACCGCGGTGCTGCGCGCCCTACTTTTACGCAAACGCCGGAGGGTGAACACATGA
- a CDS encoding MOSC domain-containing protein translates to MPISGDGRMRDACLFSDPLHVEDAGEGVATALSERLGRDVRLVRTRKETERPYGGAAYGGFGDVAPLLIVNQASLDALNARLAWPVEMSRFRPNVVVAGAEAFAEDGWAELSIGTQVFEVIEPCVRCVLTTIDPETGRRDHGQQPLRSLSEFRADDGGGIHFGVYARPVSTGEIAQGDGVKARSHPEPRHYAVGKPGIALPDDRHLLRIVETEGAADQARHIWLRFEDRTWGAPIQPGQFITLRVPQPDGSEAIRSFTISARRHEDRELRVSVRQQGHGGVSDFLVNEACVGDTLWTSGIHGDFTFDTREQAALFLSAGSGVTPFLAMLSGREDMRDTVHIHVDRNQARAIGYEELQAAQKAQAGYKLSLRWSAQDGRLGIPQLAAIPGVAERKVWLCGPEGFVEQTRALLTQLNVPDAHVHTETFSRPETGAETGQTFMVSLDGAAPVAVDGGIPLLRALRAAGITLPSSCEVGSCGTCRLRLVEGECHSAGTTDDKTAILPCTSFARSDLVLARFEE, encoded by the coding sequence GTGCCCATTTCAGGTGACGGGCGCATGCGGGATGCCTGTCTGTTTTCCGATCCTCTGCATGTGGAGGACGCGGGAGAGGGCGTCGCGACGGCGCTGTCAGAGCGTCTTGGCCGCGATGTGCGGCTGGTGCGGACCCGCAAGGAGACAGAACGCCCTTATGGCGGCGCGGCATACGGCGGGTTTGGCGATGTGGCGCCGCTGTTGATTGTCAATCAGGCCAGCCTTGATGCGCTTAACGCGCGGCTTGCGTGGCCGGTTGAAATGAGCCGGTTCAGGCCGAATGTCGTTGTCGCAGGGGCCGAAGCCTTTGCCGAGGATGGTTGGGCGGAGCTTTCTATCGGGACGCAGGTTTTTGAGGTGATCGAGCCTTGTGTGCGGTGTGTTCTGACGACGATTGACCCCGAAACCGGACGGCGCGATCACGGGCAACAGCCATTGCGCAGCCTGTCAGAGTTTCGCGCAGATGACGGCGGGGGCATCCATTTTGGCGTTTATGCACGGCCCGTTTCCACCGGCGAGATTGCTCAAGGCGATGGTGTAAAGGCGCGCTCGCACCCCGAGCCGCGCCACTATGCGGTTGGCAAGCCGGGGATCGCTTTGCCAGATGATCGCCACCTATTGCGCATCGTCGAAACCGAGGGCGCAGCCGATCAGGCGCGCCACATCTGGCTGCGTTTTGAAGACCGGACATGGGGCGCGCCGATCCAGCCGGGGCAGTTCATCACGCTTAGGGTGCCACAACCCGACGGGAGCGAGGCGATCCGCTCGTTCACGATTTCGGCGCGGCGCCATGAGGATCGCGAGCTGCGCGTATCGGTGCGCCAACAAGGTCACGGCGGTGTGTCGGATTTTCTGGTGAATGAGGCCTGTGTTGGCGATACGCTTTGGACAAGTGGTATTCACGGTGATTTTACGTTTGATACGCGCGAACAGGCGGCTCTCTTCCTGTCTGCGGGGAGCGGGGTGACACCCTTTCTGGCAATGCTGTCTGGCCGTGAGGACATGCGCGACACCGTTCATATTCACGTTGATCGCAATCAAGCGCGGGCGATTGGCTATGAGGAGTTGCAAGCGGCGCAAAAAGCGCAAGCGGGATATAAGCTCTCTCTGCGATGGAGCGCGCAGGACGGGCGGCTTGGCATACCGCAGCTCGCGGCGATCCCCGGTGTGGCAGAGCGTAAAGTCTGGCTGTGCGGCCCCGAGGGGTTTGTTGAGCAGACGCGTGCGTTGCTTACGCAGCTAAATGTGCCGGATGCACATGTGCATACCGAGACCTTCAGCCGCCCGGAAACAGGCGCAGAAACTGGACAGACCTTCATGGTGAGCCTCGACGGGGCTGCGCCGGTTGCTGTTGATGGAGGTATACCCCTTCTCAGGGCGCTTCGTGCTGCCGGGATAACGCTGCCGTCCTCTTGTGAAGTCGGCAGTTGTGGCACCTGCCGTCTGCGGCTTGTGGAGGGGGAGTGTCACTCTGCCGGAACGACAGATGACAAGACTGCTATTTTGCCGTGCACCTCTTTTGCGAGATCAGATCTTGTTCTTGCGCGGTTTGAGGAATGA
- a CDS encoding gamma-glutamyltransferase, with protein sequence MNFCTNMSVSKPGVRSAQGVCVAQNTRAAGIGAEILANGGSAFDAAVAVSFALGVLEPWMSGIGGGGGLLFRDGASDAVQTIDFGLVAPAGLDPDIYRLEPGYSNDMFPWRNVQENRNSSGIHSVATPGVIAGMGRLHAHGGRMPWRDLLAPAIELAREGVRSDWYAQVFVSTCMGKLRDDPALCQTFLPGGLPPAAAGLAAGQAGWRLSALADTLEQLAHCGWEDFYCGDLATSIASEVRDAGGSLGLSDLGAYEAHQNAAQSTAFRDAKVFLSPGLSSGKALARALELMPVTDSLGGVWFAEMAQALHQAQSERWREDGDGAGDDATVPKATDHDGTGKPVDCTTHFAVSDGQGNLISVTQTILSAFGAGVMLPKTGIILNNGMMWFDPEPGKPNSIAPGKRCLMNFAPTILNQGEAWSAIGAAGGRRILSAVAQLIGFMVDHGRDGQAALQAPRMDCSIAGKVTVPQELADLAEIGAKGLDLAVAPALPWPLTYAIPSVLSVGSAGSTGYADPVSPWSGAVAPQGKNVRNTR encoded by the coding sequence ATGAATTTTTGTACCAATATGTCGGTTTCCAAACCCGGTGTTCGGTCTGCGCAGGGCGTTTGCGTTGCGCAGAATACAAGAGCTGCCGGAATTGGCGCGGAGATCCTTGCCAATGGTGGCTCTGCCTTTGATGCGGCTGTGGCGGTGTCTTTCGCGCTTGGCGTGCTTGAGCCGTGGATGAGCGGTATTGGCGGTGGCGGCGGTCTGTTGTTTCGTGACGGGGCGAGCGATGCCGTGCAGACCATTGATTTCGGGCTTGTGGCGCCTGCGGGGCTCGATCCCGACATCTATCGGCTTGAGCCGGGCTACAGCAACGACATGTTTCCGTGGCGAAATGTGCAGGAGAACCGCAACAGCAGCGGCATTCATTCAGTGGCGACGCCGGGGGTGATTGCAGGGATGGGGCGGCTTCATGCGCATGGCGGGCGGATGCCGTGGCGCGATTTGTTGGCCCCAGCAATTGAACTGGCGCGCGAGGGCGTGCGCAGCGATTGGTATGCGCAGGTTTTTGTCAGCACCTGCATGGGGAAATTGCGCGACGATCCGGCGCTTTGCCAGACGTTTTTGCCGGGTGGCTTGCCACCGGCGGCTGCGGGTTTGGCCGCAGGGCAGGCGGGGTGGCGGTTGTCCGCGCTGGCCGACACGCTGGAGCAATTGGCCCATTGCGGATGGGAAGATTTCTATTGCGGAGATCTCGCGACAAGTATCGCGTCAGAGGTTCGTGATGCCGGGGGAAGCCTAGGGCTGTCCGACCTCGGGGCGTATGAGGCGCATCAAAACGCGGCGCAAAGCACGGCTTTTCGTGACGCCAAGGTGTTTCTGTCACCGGGGTTGTCCTCTGGCAAGGCATTGGCGCGGGCGCTGGAGTTGATGCCGGTTACCGACAGCCTTGGAGGTGTTTGGTTTGCTGAGATGGCACAGGCTTTGCACCAAGCGCAGAGTGAACGGTGGCGTGAAGACGGCGATGGCGCGGGTGATGACGCAACGGTCCCTAAGGCGACTGATCACGACGGAACCGGCAAGCCGGTAGATTGCACCACGCATTTCGCGGTGAGCGACGGGCAGGGCAATCTGATCTCGGTCACGCAGACGATCCTGTCAGCTTTTGGTGCAGGGGTGATGTTGCCCAAGACCGGCATTATCCTGAACAACGGGATGATGTGGTTTGACCCTGAACCGGGCAAGCCGAATTCGATTGCGCCGGGCAAGCGGTGTTTGATGAACTTTGCGCCGACGATCCTGAACCAAGGTGAGGCGTGGAGCGCCATCGGCGCGGCCGGTGGGCGGCGCATACTTTCGGCGGTGGCGCAATTGATCGGGTTTATGGTGGATCACGGGCGTGACGGGCAGGCGGCCTTGCAAGCGCCGCGGATGGATTGCTCTATCGCGGGTAAGGTAACCGTGCCCCAAGAGTTGGCGGATCTGGCCGAGATCGGCGCCAAGGGCTTGGATCTGGCGGTTGCGCCAGCGTTGCCTTGGCCACTGACCTATGCCATTCCATCTGTCTTGAGTGTGGGGAGCGCCGGGTCGACCGGCTATGCTGATCCGGTGTCGCCATGGAGCGGCGCGGTTGCTCCGCAAGGCAAAAATGTAAGGAACACCCGATGA
- a CDS encoding extracellular solute-binding protein has protein sequence MKLKTIACAALAAVMGLGAVTAQAEEEKKVNLFFWPGYIPDELLARFTKETGIEITMDIYDTNEALLAKLQAGAAGYDVVIPSGYIVPTMVEQGLLQKFDLKTLPNGGNIAPAFADPEFDRGRQYTAPYMWGTTGLVYDSAKAGGELPNSWSVFFEPGALSGKVAALDDEVEVFNAAAYYLGFDKCTEDPKEGQKILDLLMKQKPELLLYGSSGTIDRVLAGEVAMHHIWNGAAHRVRNKMETARYIYPKEGITQWADNLSIPTSAAHPENAKIFINFLMDPKNVAEITNFTGYMNAIAGSEEFLKPEIAADPAVNMPAEFAERLRPGRECSPAARDLRNRVWTRLKK, from the coding sequence ATGAAACTCAAGACAATTGCCTGTGCTGCGCTTGCGGCTGTGATGGGGCTGGGGGCGGTGACGGCCCAAGCCGAGGAAGAGAAGAAGGTCAATCTGTTCTTCTGGCCGGGGTACATCCCTGATGAGTTGCTGGCGCGGTTTACCAAGGAAACCGGCATTGAAATCACTATGGACATTTACGACACCAACGAGGCTTTGCTGGCCAAGTTGCAGGCCGGCGCCGCCGGGTATGATGTTGTCATTCCATCAGGTTACATCGTTCCGACGATGGTTGAGCAGGGTCTGTTGCAAAAGTTCGATCTGAAGACCCTGCCGAATGGCGGTAACATTGCGCCTGCCTTTGCCGACCCTGAGTTCGATCGCGGTCGTCAGTATACCGCACCCTATATGTGGGGCACGACGGGGCTGGTTTATGACAGCGCCAAGGCCGGGGGCGAGTTGCCAAACAGTTGGTCGGTTTTCTTTGAGCCGGGTGCCTTGAGCGGCAAGGTGGCAGCGCTTGACGATGAGGTCGAGGTGTTCAATGCCGCCGCATACTATCTTGGGTTCGACAAATGTACCGAAGACCCCAAGGAAGGGCAGAAAATTCTTGATTTGCTGATGAAGCAGAAACCTGAGCTTTTGCTCTATGGCTCATCGGGCACGATCGACCGTGTTCTGGCGGGTGAGGTCGCGATGCATCACATCTGGAACGGCGCGGCGCACCGGGTGCGCAACAAGATGGAAACGGCGCGCTATATCTATCCCAAAGAGGGCATCACGCAGTGGGCCGATAACCTGTCGATCCCGACATCGGCGGCGCACCCTGAGAATGCCAAGATCTTTATCAACTTCTTGATGGATCCCAAGAACGTGGCCGAGATCACCAATTTCACTGGCTATATGAATGCGATTGCGGGGTCGGAAGAATTCCTGAAGCCAGAGATTGCGGCGGATCCGGCGGTCAACATGCCGGCGGAGTTTGCAGAGCGGTTGCGTCCGGGGCGTGAATGTTCGCCAGCGGCGCGTGATCTGCGCAACCGTGTTTGGACACGGTTGAAGAAGTAA